The DNA window GCGTGGCGAGACGGTGACCCATATCCTCGTCACCCACACCCACAAGGACCACTCGCCTGCCGCCCGAGCCATCAAGGACGCCACGGGCGCGGAGATCGTCGGCTGCGCGCCGCACCACAGCGCCAGGCCCCTGTTCTCCGGAGAGGTCAATACCCTTGAGGCGAGTTCCGACAGGGACTATGCGCCCGACCGCGAACTGCGCCAGGGCGATGCCATTGCGGGTCGCGGCTGGACCCTCGAGGCGCTCGCCACGCCGGGCCACATGGCCAACCACCTCGCCTTCGTGCTGCCGGAGGAAAAGGCACTGTTCTCCGGCGATCACGTGATGGCGTGGTCCACCACCGTGGTGGCGCCGCCGGACGGGTCGATGAGCGCGTTCATGGAGTCTCTCGACAAGCTGAAGGGCCGGGAGGAAACCCTTTACTGGCCGGGCCACGGCGGTCCGGTGCAGGAACCCCAGCGCTTCGTGCGCGCCCTCATCCATCACCGGCGCCAGCGCGAGGCCTCGATCCTCAACCGGCTGAGGGCGGGAGACCGGACGATCCCGGCGATCGTGGCGGCGATCTATCAGGGCTTGAATCCCGCCCTGGTCGGAGCCGCGGGTCTGTCGGTCTTCGCGCATCTGGAAGACCTGGTGGCGAAGGGACAAGCGGTCGTGGACGGCATTCCCGCTCTCGACAGCGAGTACCGGATCGCGTGACCGGCATACACGCCCGGACATCCAAGCCGGCCTTGACTCCCACTACGTCATCATCGGGCTCGTCCCGGTGATCCC is part of the Microvirga terrae genome and encodes:
- a CDS encoding MBL fold metallo-hydrolase; translation: MADDLTFDTRPPARSGECMRVSPLVRRIVADNPGPITFTGTCSYIVGSGQVAIIDPGPDGKGHIETLLDAVRGETVTHILVTHTHKDHSPAARAIKDATGAEIVGCAPHHSARPLFSGEVNTLEASSDRDYAPDRELRQGDAIAGRGWTLEALATPGHMANHLAFVLPEEKALFSGDHVMAWSTTVVAPPDGSMSAFMESLDKLKGREETLYWPGHGGPVQEPQRFVRALIHHRRQREASILNRLRAGDRTIPAIVAAIYQGLNPALVGAAGLSVFAHLEDLVAKGQAVVDGIPALDSEYRIA